The genomic interval TAATGAGTTATCCTATTTCCTTCCTAATGTTGAGAAAGAGAACACCCGAGAGGTACTAAAAGAACAACTTAGGACAAGGATTATTGAAAATGTATTACCTGTTCCTGCTTATATCGAAGACCCTTACGATATTTATCGGTTTAAAGAGAAGCATTATGACAAGCTAACAAGATTTCGTAGATACGTAGAAGAGTCTATTCTTAATCTTGAACTCCTTCCAGAGTACCAAGTTGAAGAAAAGCTAAAGATATTTGCTGAAAATTCAAGGGATGAAATCAGATATATTTCAGAAAGTATGAAATCATTTAAATGGAGAATGATAAATTTTGCTACATTTTGTTCAATTGCGTCTCCAGCCTTGAGTTTAGTAAAAGGGATTTCTGAGGATAGTATACTTGATACTACAAGTGCAACTGTCGGAATATTAGGTGCAGTTGGTGTTGCCCTTAGTACGGAGAAAATAAAAGAAATTGAGCGTCAACCATTAGCATATGCTGCCATAATTGAAAGGCAATTTAATAGACAATCGTCTAACAGCAGTCCTACACCAAGTTACTAATACTATAAATTTGAAATGTTCACGAAGTAGGAATTTAGGTAGTATCCAATTATGAATTGTTGTTATTCAAGCCTTATAATGAGGATGGATTTTTCCATATTTAGCATTATTTAACCATTATTTCCTAGTGACAGAAAACTTAATAATATTTTGATTTTATTAGTATTGTAAACTGGTGTTGTAATATTTGTTTAAATAAAGAGGCTAGTATAAAGTCATGTATATTTAAAAAGAATTAATCATCATCAAAGGTTTGTTTATAATTTGTAATCTAGATAAATTAGTTTGATAGGAAAAAATATTTTGAATCTTTTAAAGTGAGGAAATTATGACAAAGTATATTCAATTCATTCCTAAACCATTACTAGAAGATATATTAAATAATCGATGTATTCCAATTATAGGTGCAGGTTTTTCGCTTAATTGTGAATTACCTAAAGGGAAAAAAATGCCCTTGTGGGAAGATTTAGGAAAAAGCTTTTCTGAGGATTTAATCGATTACCCGTATAGCAATGCACTAGATGCCATATCCGCATATAGTTTTGAGTATTCTCGTTCTAAATTAGTAGAAAAGTTATCTCAACTATTATTTGTTGCAGATTCAAAACCAAGTAATGTTCATAAATCATTTTGTAGAGTACCCTTTGATATAGTTTGTACTACAAATTTTGATTTTTTATTGGAAAAAGGATATGACAATGTTGGGAAATACTGTCTTCCGATAATGGATGAGGAACAATTATCTATAGGTTCTAACCAGTTAATTAATTATTATAAAAATGTTCTTTTATTAAAGTTACACGGGGATTTACATCATCCAAATAGGATAGTAGCAACTGAACAGGATTATGATTCCTTTTTAGAAAATTTCCCACTAATATCCACTTATCTAGCAAATCTCTTAATAACTCGTACTCCTTTGTTTATTGGATATAGTCTAGAGGATGCGGATTTTAGACAAGTATGGCAAATTATTAGTAATCGTTTAGGTGAATTACGAAGACCTGCATATGTTTTATCTGTAGGAGCAAAACATGCAGCTGTGAATAGGTATAAAAGAAGAGGAGTAAATGTAATAAACATTAATGCAAAATCTTATGCTGAAGTATTTGAAACATTATTTGAAGAAATTAGAGAGTATTGGATTGAAAATTTACCAAGTAAAAGTTTTGTTTTTAATGAGCAAACTTTAGCGGAACTTTCTTTACCAGTAGATGCTACGAATAGGCTATGCTATGTTGCTGTACCATACTCAAGTATTTCTTTATACAGAAGCTACATCTTTCCTATAATAGAGGATTATGGATTTTCACCAGTTTCATCAGATGAGTTGGTCATGCAGGGTGATAACATAACAGCCAGAGAAACAGCTTTAATAGAAAGAGCAGATATGATTATCTTTGATGCTGAAGATGATAAAAGTTTAAATGAAATTCGAAATATCCTTGAAAAACGTCAAAAACCTCTTTATCTTCTTGTTTTATCTTCAAAGACTGCAAATGGCTTTGATACAAAACTAAATGGTAACCATAATATAAGATTTGTTGACAGAAATATATATTTGAATAACATTGAATCAGAAGAATTTACAAATGTAATTGAAGAGTGGTTAACCCAAGTATCTGAGAATATTATGATTGACTTAACTAATGAACCAGAACGTTTATTAGGGAAACAAGAATATAAAGCTGCTGTTATATCAGCGTTCACACTTTTAGAATCTGAATTAAGAAAACTATTTGATGGGAATACTGTAGGAACTACTATAAAAAGGATAAAAGTCTTTAATCGTCATATTCCGATGTCGATATTAGCACTCCTTAATTTAGCAGTAGAGAATGGTGTGCTAGATGAGGTTTCTAAAAGTGATGTTGAAAAATGGGTAAGTTTGAGAAATAAACTAGTCCATGGGCAAGAACATGTGATTTCTCAAAGAGATGCTTCTAAGATGGTTAGGAGTGTAAACCAATTAATTGGAAATTTGAAACAGGCTGCATCTACAAGTGAATAAATTCTAATGTGTATTTTTATTCAGACTTATATAGAAATTCAAATGCAATTGCATTTCTGAAGAAAGCGTTTCAAGAACGAGTGAAATATTTGTAAAAAGGCATCCAATAAATTAGGGTGTCTTTTTCTTTATTATTGTTGTAATTTTTTTTACTAATATTGGTAGGGAAAATCATCGTGAATGATAGAGTGTAGTTAAACGGTACCATTTGTTATATATTGAAAATGAAAGTGTAGTAAGGGTTTCCCTATTTCTATTTCGTTACCGTTTGACTGTTACTGTAAAAAAATATAATTACGCAGGTTTATTGAAAGAAACTAACCATAGTATGGTCTCCCTTATTAGATATTGGAGTGGATGGACATGGATTGGAAGCCGAAACATGGGTGTACAATAACTAATAAAACTGTGATTTTATGAAGCGTACAATCCTTCACTCTCTAACCCTTTTCGATATTAAGATAAAATGAAAAAAGATAATCATCATTAGGAAGCAACGATTCAAGACAGTGGCTTATCTTCTTGTGTTTTTCCATGTTCCGAGCAATTTGAATTTAAGTACATTCACCTAACATAGTGCATAGGATAATTTGATAATCTGTGAAGGGATTGAGAAAAATGTACTACTATCCAAATATGTATCCACATCAATATCCTTATTATGTTAATGTACCAATGAATAACTATGGTAGACAGTCTGTTTATTGGAATATTCCTGTTGAGGGACATGCAAACAGTTCATTTCGTTTTTCCAATGGTGATGCCAGAATTTCATTAAAAGATTATGGAGCAGAACCGTTTGTCGTTAATATCAATGAAGCTACGAAGCAAAACAACACGTACCGTACCGCTTTATGGACAGGAACTCATTTGCAAGTTACCTTAATGAGTCTAAATGTTGGCGAAGATATTGGTTTGGAAATGCACCCTAACGTTGACCAATTCTTACGTGTTGAACAAGGTCAGGGCATTGTTCAAATGGGCAAGCGGAAAGATAATTTAAATTTTAAAAGAAATATCTATGATGATTCTGCAATCAT from Metabacillus sediminilitoris carries:
- a CDS encoding SIR2 family NAD-dependent protein deacylase produces the protein MTKYIQFIPKPLLEDILNNRCIPIIGAGFSLNCELPKGKKMPLWEDLGKSFSEDLIDYPYSNALDAISAYSFEYSRSKLVEKLSQLLFVADSKPSNVHKSFCRVPFDIVCTTNFDFLLEKGYDNVGKYCLPIMDEEQLSIGSNQLINYYKNVLLLKLHGDLHHPNRIVATEQDYDSFLENFPLISTYLANLLITRTPLFIGYSLEDADFRQVWQIISNRLGELRRPAYVLSVGAKHAAVNRYKRRGVNVININAKSYAEVFETLFEEIREYWIENLPSKSFVFNEQTLAELSLPVDATNRLCYVAVPYSSISLYRSYIFPIIEDYGFSPVSSDELVMQGDNITARETALIERADMIIFDAEDDKSLNEIRNILEKRQKPLYLLVLSSKTANGFDTKLNGNHNIRFVDRNIYLNNIESEEFTNVIEEWLTQVSENIMIDLTNEPERLLGKQEYKAAVISAFTLLESELRKLFDGNTVGTTIKRIKVFNRHIPMSILALLNLAVENGVLDEVSKSDVEKWVSLRNKLVHGQEHVISQRDASKMVRSVNQLIGNLKQAASTSE
- a CDS encoding DUF6236 family protein, whose protein sequence is MDKILYFPSISIPKSQWLMGSLFYWDKVGSIVPLEFLKKPNLLGEHMRKLVEVELIEQVVPEQHLWNVPNFEEAFIDFIDNTSAFCPISKLGRLGLIGQDGVIRTTTEIHMGKLRSLGHRLEQRGLATKGRGSWYTVEGYTASNFMTYLATVLGTITEYTPLTDSYNELSYFLPNVEKENTREVLKEQLRTRIIENVLPVPAYIEDPYDIYRFKEKHYDKLTRFRRYVEESILNLELLPEYQVEEKLKIFAENSRDEIRYISESMKSFKWRMINFATFCSIASPALSLVKGISEDSILDTTSATVGILGAVGVALSTEKIKEIERQPLAYAAIIERQFNRQSSNSSPTPSY
- a CDS encoding cupin domain-containing protein; protein product: MYYYPNMYPHQYPYYVNVPMNNYGRQSVYWNIPVEGHANSSFRFSNGDARISLKDYGAEPFVVNINEATKQNNTYRTALWTGTHLQVTLMSLNVGEDIGLEMHPNVDQFLRVEQGQGIVQMGKRKDNLNFKRNIYDDSAIMIPAGTWHNVINTGNIPLKLYSIYAPPNHPFGTVHRTKADAMAAEEGYGNENGNTVVFGRTPDEWIRYTEFLVKEGLEDVKKGINMTHILQEFILMGVLVGKGYSPEKAYETVEEWERTGESKLLQKSKKMQN